In one Paramisgurnus dabryanus chromosome 21, PD_genome_1.1, whole genome shotgun sequence genomic region, the following are encoded:
- the znf740b gene encoding zinc finger protein 740b isoform X2 — MALMQAGSMPNHKKMGSHLGQGPRENNHSHNHNNTHNQNHNQETQNQHSHMVLPSGVSCPPLLIRKDGDFHSSRLLDVKDMQASQNVQPKKKNRKSGLPSKMRDKPQMEMPDVSDDNLLSSQVQKNFICEHCYSAFRSSYHLKRHILTHTGEKPFGCDMCDMRFIQRYHLERHKRVHSGEKPYQCDRCQQNFSRTDRLLRHRRLCAVGVPKEENQPCCEVRPFSQDPSQHTSSWSPLQTNNSRLAV, encoded by the exons ATGGCGCTCATGCAGGCCGGCTCCATGCCCAACCACAAGAAGATGGGCTCTCATCTGGGCCAAGGACCAAGAGAAAACAATCACAGCCACAATCACAACAATACTCACAACCAAAACCATAACCAGGAGACCCAGAACCAACATAGCCACATGGTGTTACCTTCAGGGGTCAGCTGCCCACCACTG CTTATCCGCAAGGATGGAGACTTTCACTCGTCACGGCTCTTGGATGTAAAAGACATGCAAGCCAGCCAGAACGTCCAGCCAAAGAAGAAGAACAGGAAGTCGGGACTTCCCTCCAAAATGCGAGATAAACCCCAG atGGAGATGCCTGATGTTAGCGACGATAACTTGCTCAGCTCTCAAGTTCAGAAGAACTTCATCTGTGAACACTGCTATAGCGCTTTTCGCAGCAGTTACCATCTGAAACGACATATTCTCACCCATACGG GGGAGAAGCCTTTCGGATGTGATATGTGTGACATGAGGTTTATTCAGCGCTATCACCTGGAGAGACACAAGCGTGTTCACAGCGGCGAGAAGCCATATCAGTGTGACCGCTGTCAACAG AACTTTTCCAGAACCGACCGGTTACTTCGACATCGACGTTTGTGTGCCGTGGGCGTCCCAAAAGAGGAGAACCAGCCGTGTTGCGAGGTGCGGCCGTTTTCTCAGGACCCCTCCCAGCACACGTCTTCATGGAGCCCACTGCAGACAAACAACAGCCGGCTGGCAGTGTGA
- the znf740b gene encoding zinc finger protein 740b isoform X1 codes for MSHLPNNSVREHMKWAGLLGCEAVLSSMALMQAGSMPNHKKMGSHLGQGPRENNHSHNHNNTHNQNHNQETQNQHSHMVLPSGVSCPPLLIRKDGDFHSSRLLDVKDMQASQNVQPKKKNRKSGLPSKMRDKPQMEMPDVSDDNLLSSQVQKNFICEHCYSAFRSSYHLKRHILTHTGEKPFGCDMCDMRFIQRYHLERHKRVHSGEKPYQCDRCQQNFSRTDRLLRHRRLCAVGVPKEENQPCCEVRPFSQDPSQHTSSWSPLQTNNSRLAV; via the exons ATGTCACACCTTCCCAACAACTCAGTACGAGAGCACATGAAATGG GCTGGGTTGTTGGGCTGTGAAGCGGTGCTGTCCAGCATGGCGCTCATGCAGGCCGGCTCCATGCCCAACCACAAGAAGATGGGCTCTCATCTGGGCCAAGGACCAAGAGAAAACAATCACAGCCACAATCACAACAATACTCACAACCAAAACCATAACCAGGAGACCCAGAACCAACATAGCCACATGGTGTTACCTTCAGGGGTCAGCTGCCCACCACTG CTTATCCGCAAGGATGGAGACTTTCACTCGTCACGGCTCTTGGATGTAAAAGACATGCAAGCCAGCCAGAACGTCCAGCCAAAGAAGAAGAACAGGAAGTCGGGACTTCCCTCCAAAATGCGAGATAAACCCCAG atGGAGATGCCTGATGTTAGCGACGATAACTTGCTCAGCTCTCAAGTTCAGAAGAACTTCATCTGTGAACACTGCTATAGCGCTTTTCGCAGCAGTTACCATCTGAAACGACATATTCTCACCCATACGG GGGAGAAGCCTTTCGGATGTGATATGTGTGACATGAGGTTTATTCAGCGCTATCACCTGGAGAGACACAAGCGTGTTCACAGCGGCGAGAAGCCATATCAGTGTGACCGCTGTCAACAG AACTTTTCCAGAACCGACCGGTTACTTCGACATCGACGTTTGTGTGCCGTGGGCGTCCCAAAAGAGGAGAACCAGCCGTGTTGCGAGGTGCGGCCGTTTTCTCAGGACCCCTCCCAGCACACGTCTTCATGGAGCCCACTGCAGACAAACAACAGCCGGCTGGCAGTGTGA
- the csad gene encoding cysteine sulfinic acid decarboxylase isoform X2, which produces MNSSVSKEYTNGFVHIEDSYDSDGTLFLTESFKVIVEEILHKGTDIKEKVCEWKDPDQLRSLLDLELRDHGESHEQLLKRVKDVAKYSVKTCHPRFFNQLFAGIDYHALTGRFLTETLNTSQYTYEVAPVFVLMEEEVLRKLRSLVGWSEGDGIFCPGGSISNMYAMNTARYWAFPNVKTQGLWAIPRLAIFTSQQSHYSMMKAAAFLGIGTENVFVVKADERGSMIPEDLEAKIVLAKSQDAVPFFVNATAGTTVQGAFDPLNQIANISERNGIWMHVDAAWGGSVLFSKKHRHLVSGIERANSVTWNPHKMLLAGLQCSVVLFRDTTDLLMHCHSSKATYLFQQDKFYDTSLDTGDKSIQCGRKVDCLKLWLMWKAIGSHGFAERVDKAFSLARYLVAEMKKREHFQLVSERQFVNVCFWYIPPSLRGKENSIDYQEKLSKVAPIIKERMVKCGTTMVGYQPMDGYVNFFRMVVVSPQLTTKDMDFLLNEIERLGKDL; this is translated from the exons AGTATACGAACGGCTTTGTCCACATTGAAGATTCATATGATTCAGATGGGACGTTGTTCCTTACCGAGTCTTTTAAAGTGATTGTGGAGGAGATACTTCACAAGGGAACTGACATAAAAGAGAAG GTGTGTGAGTGGAAAGATCCAGATCAGCTGAGATCTCTACTGGATCTGGAGCTTAGGGATCATGGAGAATCTCACGAACAGTTACTGAAAAGGGTGAAGGATGTGGCGAAATACAGCGTTAAAACTT GTCATCCTCGGTTCTTCAATCAGCTGTTTGCTGGTATAGACTACCATGCATTGACGGGACGATTCCTCACTGAGACACTCAACACCAGCCA ATATACCTATGAAGTGGCTCCAGTGTTTGTCCTGATGGAGGAGGAGGTGCTTAGGAAGCTTCGATCTCTGGTTGGATGGTCAGAAGGAGATGGAATATTTTGTCCAGGTGGATCTATATCCAACATGTACGCCATGAATACCGCACGATACTGGGCCTTCCCCAATGTGAAGACACAAGGATTGTGGGCCATACCGCGCCTGGCCATATTTACATCACAGCAG agTCATTACTCCATGATGAAAGCAGCTGCTTTTCTTGGTATTGGGACGGAGAATGTTTTTGTCGTGAAGGCGGATGAGAG GGGCAGCATGATACCAGAGGATCTGGAGGCAAAAATCGTGCTGGCAAAATCCCAA GATGCTGTGCCATTTTTTGTCAATGCCACAGCAGGCACAACAGTGCAGGGCGCCTTTGATCCTCTGAACCAAATCGCTAACATAAGCGAAAGAAACGGCATCTGGATGCATGTTGAC GCTGCATGGGGTGGAAGCGTGCTGTTCTCCAAAAAACACAGACATCTGGTCTCTGGAATAGAAAG AGCCAACTCTGTGACCTGGAACCCCCACAAAATGCTTCTCGCTGGCCTGCAGTGCTCTGTGGTTTTGTTTAGAGACACCACG GATCTGCTGATGCACTGTCACAGTTCAAAAGCAACCTACTTGTTCCAACAAGACAAGTTTTACGATACAAGCCTAGACACGGGAGACAAATCTATCCAGTGTGGCCGTAAGGTGGATTGTTTGAAGCTTTGGTTGATGTGGAAGGCAATTGGATCGCATGGATTTGCAGAGCGTGTAGACAAGGCATTTTCCCTTGCAAG GTATTTAGTGGCAGAAATGAAGAAGAGGGAACATTTTCAGCTGGTGTCTGAG AGGCAGTTTGTGAACGTCTGTTTCTGGTATATACCTCCCAGTCTGAGAGGGAAAGAGAACAGCATAGATTATCAGGAAAAACTATCAAAG GTGGCACCAATCATCAAAGAAAGAATGGTGAAATGTGGAACAACGATGGTGGGCTACCAGCCTATGGATGGATACGTCAACTTCTTCCGGATGGTTGTTGTTTCTCCTCAGCTCACCACTAAAGACATGGATTTCCTTCTTAATGAGATAGAGAGACTAGGCAAAGACCTGTAA
- the csad gene encoding cysteine sulfinic acid decarboxylase isoform X1, translating to MARALFSATQKCYFRFPATRPDVKFGCNVLVCGGPQTHTENMFVRNIFTGHSCELGTSAIRFRRSSSFEERRNTEYTNGFVHIEDSYDSDGTLFLTESFKVIVEEILHKGTDIKEKVCEWKDPDQLRSLLDLELRDHGESHEQLLKRVKDVAKYSVKTCHPRFFNQLFAGIDYHALTGRFLTETLNTSQYTYEVAPVFVLMEEEVLRKLRSLVGWSEGDGIFCPGGSISNMYAMNTARYWAFPNVKTQGLWAIPRLAIFTSQQSHYSMMKAAAFLGIGTENVFVVKADERGSMIPEDLEAKIVLAKSQDAVPFFVNATAGTTVQGAFDPLNQIANISERNGIWMHVDAAWGGSVLFSKKHRHLVSGIERANSVTWNPHKMLLAGLQCSVVLFRDTTDLLMHCHSSKATYLFQQDKFYDTSLDTGDKSIQCGRKVDCLKLWLMWKAIGSHGFAERVDKAFSLARYLVAEMKKREHFQLVSERQFVNVCFWYIPPSLRGKENSIDYQEKLSKVAPIIKERMVKCGTTMVGYQPMDGYVNFFRMVVVSPQLTTKDMDFLLNEIERLGKDL from the exons ATGGCTCGTGCATTGTTCAGTGCAACACAAAAGTGTTATTTTCGTTTCCCCGCGACACGACCAGATGTGAAGTTTGGGTGCAATGTGCTGGTTTGCGGTGGCCCTCAAACACACACGGAAAATATGTTTGTAAGGAACATTTTTACCGGACACTCTTGTGAATTGGGGACTAGTGCAATCCGGTTTCGCAGATCGTCTTCTTTTGAAGAAAGACGCAATACAG AGTATACGAACGGCTTTGTCCACATTGAAGATTCATATGATTCAGATGGGACGTTGTTCCTTACCGAGTCTTTTAAAGTGATTGTGGAGGAGATACTTCACAAGGGAACTGACATAAAAGAGAAG GTGTGTGAGTGGAAAGATCCAGATCAGCTGAGATCTCTACTGGATCTGGAGCTTAGGGATCATGGAGAATCTCACGAACAGTTACTGAAAAGGGTGAAGGATGTGGCGAAATACAGCGTTAAAACTT GTCATCCTCGGTTCTTCAATCAGCTGTTTGCTGGTATAGACTACCATGCATTGACGGGACGATTCCTCACTGAGACACTCAACACCAGCCA ATATACCTATGAAGTGGCTCCAGTGTTTGTCCTGATGGAGGAGGAGGTGCTTAGGAAGCTTCGATCTCTGGTTGGATGGTCAGAAGGAGATGGAATATTTTGTCCAGGTGGATCTATATCCAACATGTACGCCATGAATACCGCACGATACTGGGCCTTCCCCAATGTGAAGACACAAGGATTGTGGGCCATACCGCGCCTGGCCATATTTACATCACAGCAG agTCATTACTCCATGATGAAAGCAGCTGCTTTTCTTGGTATTGGGACGGAGAATGTTTTTGTCGTGAAGGCGGATGAGAG GGGCAGCATGATACCAGAGGATCTGGAGGCAAAAATCGTGCTGGCAAAATCCCAA GATGCTGTGCCATTTTTTGTCAATGCCACAGCAGGCACAACAGTGCAGGGCGCCTTTGATCCTCTGAACCAAATCGCTAACATAAGCGAAAGAAACGGCATCTGGATGCATGTTGAC GCTGCATGGGGTGGAAGCGTGCTGTTCTCCAAAAAACACAGACATCTGGTCTCTGGAATAGAAAG AGCCAACTCTGTGACCTGGAACCCCCACAAAATGCTTCTCGCTGGCCTGCAGTGCTCTGTGGTTTTGTTTAGAGACACCACG GATCTGCTGATGCACTGTCACAGTTCAAAAGCAACCTACTTGTTCCAACAAGACAAGTTTTACGATACAAGCCTAGACACGGGAGACAAATCTATCCAGTGTGGCCGTAAGGTGGATTGTTTGAAGCTTTGGTTGATGTGGAAGGCAATTGGATCGCATGGATTTGCAGAGCGTGTAGACAAGGCATTTTCCCTTGCAAG GTATTTAGTGGCAGAAATGAAGAAGAGGGAACATTTTCAGCTGGTGTCTGAG AGGCAGTTTGTGAACGTCTGTTTCTGGTATATACCTCCCAGTCTGAGAGGGAAAGAGAACAGCATAGATTATCAGGAAAAACTATCAAAG GTGGCACCAATCATCAAAGAAAGAATGGTGAAATGTGGAACAACGATGGTGGGCTACCAGCCTATGGATGGATACGTCAACTTCTTCCGGATGGTTGTTGTTTCTCCTCAGCTCACCACTAAAGACATGGATTTCCTTCTTAATGAGATAGAGAGACTAGGCAAAGACCTGTAA